Below is a genomic region from Gillisia sp. Hel_I_86.
ATTTTTGTGAACTTTGCAAATGTTCAGAAAACGGGAAGGATGAAAATCCCTTTTGGAATTGCTCAAATAGGAAAAGCTTTCAGAAATGAGATTGTTGCAAGACAATTTATTTTTAGAATGCGGGAATTCGAACAAATGGAAATGCAATTTTTTGTGCGTCCCGGAGATGAGATGAAATGGTATGAACATTGGAAAGAACAACGCATAAAATGGCATTATTCTTTGAATTTGGGAGAAGAGAACTATAGGTTTCACGACCATGAGAAATTGGCTCATTACGCGAATGCTGCAGCAGATATTGAATTTGATTTTCCGTTCGGTTTCAAAGAACTGGAAGGGATCCATTCCAGAACAGATTTCGATCTAAAAGCACATGAAGAATTTTCTGGTAAAAAACTTAGGTTTTTCGATCCGGAAATAAATGAAAATTACGTTCCTTATGTGATAGAAACTTCAATAGGACTCGATAGAATGTTCTTGGCAGTCCTTTCTTCAACTTTACAGGAAGAAACCTTAGAAGATGGTTCCTCCAGGACAGTATTGAAATTACCGGCAATTTTAGCACCTACAAAAGCGGCGATTTTACCGCTGGTTAAAAAAGATGGTTTGCCAGAATTGGCTCAGAAAATCATAGATGATCTTAAGTGGGACTTCAACGTTCAATATGACGAAAAAGATGCTATTGGAAGAAGATATAGAAGACAAGATGCTGCTGGAACACCTTTGTGCATTACGGTGGATCATGATTCGCTAGAAGATAATTCTGTAACCATACGATATAGGGACACTATGGAACAAAAACGTGTCAATATTTTAGAATTGTCAAAGCTTATAAAGGAAGAAATAGATTTTAAACACTGGATGAAAGAATAACTGTGTAATCGGAAAGTATCATAAAATGATAAATAACGTCATTCCGTTCCGACCGTTCGAGATCCGTGATAAAAAAATTATCCAGCGTAGGAAATTGACGTGTTTTTTATATAAGCTGATGGGATGCTGAAACAAGTTCAGCATGACGACAATTCCGCATCGTCACCCTGAACTGGTTTCAGGGTCTTGGATTCACAAATAAATAAAAACACGTCAATGGTAGAGTTTCAGAATCTCATAACATGAAGAACCAATACAGTAAATTGAGACCCTGAAAACCTCGACACTTTGGGACAGGGAGACGAAACAACTATTAGGATAAAAAACAGATATTCAAAATAATAATATTATTCCTTTTTGTTTAACAAATGATTAAGAGGCAATTGAATATATTAATTGCCTCATTTATTTATATAATTTTATAATTGACTATTTTTAGGGCTTTAATAAATAAGATGCTCTCCTTGAACCATAATATGATCAAAACTATACCATACTTTACGCTGTTCTTCCTTCTTTTTTCTTTACAAATAATAGCACAAAAAAGAGAAACATCGGGACCTGTGTATATAGATTCTGCAGTTGCTGTTCCTGTAACAGCAATTTCCAACCGAAAAATGAAGGCGCCCTCTACAGAATATAAATTGGTGAACCCAAGGAATAGGGGAATTAACAAAGTGGTTCCGGGTAAAGGTCTGCCAAAAACACAAGATGCTGCATTGCAATCCAAAATGGGAGAATTACCTGCAAAAGCGCCACTTTTCACCTTTGATGCAGCAGTAACAAGATCTACGCCATCGGACCCAACAGGGGCTGCGGGCCCAAATCATTATGTGAACGGGTGGAACTCGGCATTTTCTATATTCGATAAAAGTGGAAATCAAATTGTGCCTCCAGCTTCCCTTTCGAGTATCGGAGGAGAATTTACAAACGAAACGTTAGGGGATCCAATCATTTTATATGACGAATTTGCAGATCGCTTTTTGATAACCCAGTTCAGTGATACCCCAGAAAGTTTTTTAGTTGCAGTTTCGCAAACTTCCGATCCAGTAAATGGAGGATGGAATACCTATAGATTTCCAACTAATGAAGCATTGCCAGATTATCCAAAAATCTCTGTTTGGAGCGATGGGTATTATGTAACAACCAATAAAAATTCGAACACCGCCAGTACTAGTCAAGTTGTCTATGTTTTTGAACGGGACAAAATGTTGGTGGGGCAAAGTGCAAAAGTTGTCTCTTTTCCCTTACCAGGTATTAGAACCAATGGGTTTTATAGCCCGGCAGGGTTTCATGCAATGGGGGGCGAGCTTCCGCCAAGAGGAAATTCTCCCATTATCTTTTTACAGGATGATGCTTGGGCAGGTGTTTTCGAAGATCATTTAAAATTCTGGAACGTTAATATAAATTGGAATTCGCCTGGAAATTCCACAATAGCTGAATCTCAAGAGTTGGGGACAAGCAATGGGGTGACCCCATTTATTGCCACTTTTGATGGTGGTGCATTTTCTAATCTTGCACAGCCAGAAGGTGCTCCAGATTTAGATGTTTTGCAGGCTACAATGATGTACATGACGCAGTATAGACGATTTTCAACGTATAATGCAGCGGTGTTGAATTTTGTGGTGGATGTAGATGCCACAGCAGCCGAGCATGCCGGAATTCGTTGGTACGAGCTAAGGCAGCCTTCCAATGGGGGTCTTTGGGCAGTTTTTCAGGAAGGAACCTATGCGCCAGACAAAAGCGATAGGTATTCTGGAAGTATTGGTATGGATGCCAATGGCAACATAGGTCTAGGTTTTACGGTATTGGATGACAGTCCCGAAACCCCTATTTTTCCTTCTATTAGATATACGGGCAGGTATAATAATGATCCTAAAGGACAAATGACCGTAAAGGAAGAGGTGATCGTTAATGGAATTAGCGCCGATCCTTCCTCAAGATATGGAGATTATGCCCATTTAACGGTAGATCCTGCAGACGATTTAACCTTTTGGCACAATGGAGAATATTTTGATGGTCCAGATAGAAAGAACCGGGTTGGGGTCTTTAAACTTGCTCCAGATTTTACAAATGATGTTGGAATTGTTGCATTGGTAAGTCCTACCAATGCCACCTTAACCTCTTCGGAAGTAGTTACCGTAACCATTAGAAATTTTGGGATTGCTTCCCACACCAATATTCCGGTGAGTTACTCTGTAGATGGTGGAGCTGTGGTTACCGAAACTTTTACGGGGACTATTCCTGGAACAAGTTCTGTGGATTTTACATTTGCAACACCTGCGAATGTTGGAACAATTGGGCAAATCTATACCTTTGTTGCAGCCACAAATTTAGATACCGATGAGAATGAGAACAACGATTCTTTCACTATAGAGGTTAAAAACTTATTTCCAAAAGATGTAGGAATTACGTCCATAGATTCCCCAAGAACAGATCTCAATTTAACCGCTTCGGAAGAAGTTACAGTTACGATTGAAAATTTTGGCGGGGAGCCACAATCCAATATCCCAGTAGCATATAGAATAGAAAATAACCGAAAAATAAATGAAGTTTTCCCAGGAACCATTCCAGTGGGAGAAAATGCAGTGTACACCTTTTCCCAAACAGCTAATCTATCAACTTCTGGACGGTTTTTAATATATGCAGAAACAAATTTGGAAGGAGATCAAGACAATACCAATAATTCCAAAAACAAGTCTGTTGCCAACTTAAGCTGTATTCCCGAAGGATCGGACTGTGCTAGTTTTGGAGACGGATTATCTTATTTTGAATTAGGCGATATCTTGAACGAGCGAATCCCATGTACAAATGGATATGCCGATTATATTGGACTTTCTACCGATTTAGATAGATCCATAGGTAATTATACGGTTACTGTTAAAACATTGTTTGACAATCCCCAAGATGAAAAATTCTCTTTGTGGATAGATCTTAATGATAATGGCGCCTTCGATGATTCTGAAATTTTGATTTCTTCACAGAATATTCCTGCTGCCAATACTGCTTTTTCTTTCGATTTTACATTGCCAAATGATGCTCCTTT
It encodes:
- a CDS encoding glycine--tRNA ligase translates to MAKQEDLFKNVISHAKEYGYIFASSEIYDGLSAVYDYGQNGAELKKNIKEYWWKSMVQLHQNIVGLDSAILMHPKTWKASGHVDAFTDPLIDNKDSKKRYRADVLVEDYAEKLNIKAQKEIVKAKKRFGEAFNEDEFVTTNGRVVGYLAEKKRILQRLASSLTKEDLADVKALIEELKIADPDTGSRNWTEVRQFNLMFGTKMGASADSSTDLYLRPETAQGIFVNFANVQKTGRMKIPFGIAQIGKAFRNEIVARQFIFRMREFEQMEMQFFVRPGDEMKWYEHWKEQRIKWHYSLNLGEENYRFHDHEKLAHYANAAADIEFDFPFGFKELEGIHSRTDFDLKAHEEFSGKKLRFFDPEINENYVPYVIETSIGLDRMFLAVLSSTLQEETLEDGSSRTVLKLPAILAPTKAAILPLVKKDGLPELAQKIIDDLKWDFNVQYDEKDAIGRRYRRQDAAGTPLCITVDHDSLEDNSVTIRYRDTMEQKRVNILELSKLIKEEIDFKHWMKE
- a CDS encoding T9SS type A sorting domain-containing protein, which translates into the protein MIKTIPYFTLFFLLFSLQIIAQKRETSGPVYIDSAVAVPVTAISNRKMKAPSTEYKLVNPRNRGINKVVPGKGLPKTQDAALQSKMGELPAKAPLFTFDAAVTRSTPSDPTGAAGPNHYVNGWNSAFSIFDKSGNQIVPPASLSSIGGEFTNETLGDPIILYDEFADRFLITQFSDTPESFLVAVSQTSDPVNGGWNTYRFPTNEALPDYPKISVWSDGYYVTTNKNSNTASTSQVVYVFERDKMLVGQSAKVVSFPLPGIRTNGFYSPAGFHAMGGELPPRGNSPIIFLQDDAWAGVFEDHLKFWNVNINWNSPGNSTIAESQELGTSNGVTPFIATFDGGAFSNLAQPEGAPDLDVLQATMMYMTQYRRFSTYNAAVLNFVVDVDATAAEHAGIRWYELRQPSNGGLWAVFQEGTYAPDKSDRYSGSIGMDANGNIGLGFTVLDDSPETPIFPSIRYTGRYNNDPKGQMTVKEEVIVNGISADPSSRYGDYAHLTVDPADDLTFWHNGEYFDGPDRKNRVGVFKLAPDFTNDVGIVALVSPTNATLTSSEVVTVTIRNFGIASHTNIPVSYSVDGGAVVTETFTGTIPGTSSVDFTFATPANVGTIGQIYTFVAATNLDTDENENNDSFTIEVKNLFPKDVGITSIDSPRTDLNLTASEEVTVTIENFGGEPQSNIPVAYRIENNRKINEVFPGTIPVGENAVYTFSQTANLSTSGRFLIYAETNLEGDQDNTNNSKNKSVANLSCIPEGSDCASFGDGLSYFELGDILNERIPCTNGYADYIGLSTDLDRSIGNYTVTVKTLFDNPQDEKFSLWIDLNDNGAFDDSEILISSQNIPAANTAFSFDFTLPNDAPLGQHLLRVRAGDTSFGGDLNNPCSVMDFGTTHDYTVRITDSTLKIDDFLLNEANLEIVEQNPIPRDGIYRVFLETQFDQPLRITVHNLLGQKMIENEVNNLNGRGYQYDFDMSYAARGVYLLRIGTRDVGIVKRFIVR